In Burkholderia gladioli, a genomic segment contains:
- a CDS encoding M1 family metallopeptidase, with protein sequence MRITLRQFRYLPLVSAVALALAACGGDDGGSGSPVSFGAANNQTSNAAPAPAVDRSTKPVEMPDTVVPVNYKLWFRPNDALNQFQGRADVEINVLKPVNAIVVAAHRLQFTNGKITLQPGNIPLIATPQGQGDYVQLRPASGTIARGSYSLHMEWQGIINFDSHGDPAQGTVGSCDNDPYPGCSAAEGMFRVDLVATDGTTSGAVLTQGESDLSRQWFPGWDEPAFRPTYELSAEVPQSWKVVSNAAEKPAANIGAGYKLVSFEKTPPMPSYLVFFGGGKFDTLEDDFTSPLPDGRGMHLRIFTPPGMSEWAKPAMQETKQALDYYYRYTGIPLPLTKFDTVAANDKFKDQKDLNFGGMENWGSILEFADDILPKPGTPMSNYGLTVLTHEAAHQWFGDLVTLDWWDDVWLNESFATYFETRTKIQFHPEVFNWVQDINDKARVIRSDIGPKAFPVQPNFNAFGSNDFVINAGTFVYNKGGHVLKMLEGYLGDEVMRKGLQEYLNKYALGNSTPQRLWDALSDASGQKVGPIGDSFVRQTGVPLLSLDTQCDLTKNENIVTLKQSPFPNKNAYPGTQWTIPVTLAYGDGLIKRTTLSFGGTQTQVRLQGCTPVLANPSGFDYYVTNYSDTAWSALQPQLARTTDPVLLANLRNDTTLLVNNGLAPASRSASLTAISPPAAIMLRQLPATESVVRESQPVVRFHGKFAARQRTQ encoded by the coding sequence ATGAGGATCACACTGCGTCAATTCCGGTATCTGCCGCTCGTCAGCGCCGTCGCGCTGGCACTCGCCGCCTGTGGCGGCGACGACGGCGGCTCCGGCTCGCCCGTCTCGTTCGGCGCCGCGAACAACCAGACCAGCAATGCCGCGCCGGCACCGGCCGTGGATCGCAGCACCAAGCCTGTCGAAATGCCCGATACGGTGGTGCCGGTCAACTACAAGCTCTGGTTCCGCCCGAACGATGCCCTGAACCAGTTCCAGGGCCGCGCCGACGTGGAGATCAACGTGCTGAAGCCGGTCAACGCGATCGTGGTGGCCGCGCACCGCCTGCAGTTCACCAACGGCAAGATCACGCTGCAGCCGGGCAACATCCCGCTGATCGCCACGCCGCAGGGCCAGGGTGACTACGTGCAGCTGCGCCCGGCGAGCGGCACCATCGCGCGCGGCAGCTACTCGCTGCACATGGAGTGGCAGGGCATCATCAACTTCGACTCGCACGGCGATCCGGCCCAGGGCACGGTCGGCAGTTGCGACAACGATCCTTATCCGGGCTGCTCGGCGGCCGAAGGCATGTTCCGCGTCGACCTGGTCGCCACCGACGGCACCACCAGCGGCGCGGTACTCACGCAGGGCGAATCGGACCTGTCGCGCCAATGGTTCCCGGGCTGGGACGAGCCGGCGTTCCGTCCGACCTACGAGCTGTCGGCCGAGGTGCCGCAATCCTGGAAGGTGGTGTCGAACGCGGCGGAGAAGCCCGCGGCCAACATCGGCGCCGGCTACAAGCTGGTCTCCTTCGAGAAGACCCCGCCGATGCCGTCCTACCTGGTGTTCTTCGGCGGCGGCAAGTTCGACACGCTCGAGGACGACTTCACCAGCCCGCTGCCCGACGGCCGCGGCATGCACCTGCGGATCTTCACGCCGCCGGGCATGAGCGAGTGGGCCAAGCCGGCGATGCAGGAAACCAAGCAGGCGCTCGACTACTACTACCGCTACACCGGCATTCCGCTGCCGCTGACGAAGTTCGACACAGTGGCTGCCAACGACAAGTTCAAGGATCAGAAGGACCTGAACTTCGGCGGCATGGAGAACTGGGGCTCGATTCTGGAATTCGCCGACGACATCCTGCCCAAGCCCGGCACGCCGATGTCGAACTACGGCCTGACGGTGCTGACGCACGAGGCCGCGCACCAATGGTTCGGCGACCTGGTCACGCTCGACTGGTGGGATGACGTCTGGCTCAACGAGTCCTTCGCAACCTACTTCGAGACGCGTACCAAGATCCAGTTCCATCCCGAGGTCTTCAACTGGGTGCAGGACATCAACGACAAGGCCCGCGTGATTCGCTCCGACATCGGACCGAAGGCCTTCCCGGTGCAGCCGAACTTCAATGCCTTCGGCTCGAACGACTTCGTGATCAATGCCGGCACCTTCGTCTACAACAAGGGCGGCCATGTGCTGAAGATGCTCGAGGGTTATCTCGGCGACGAGGTGATGCGCAAGGGTCTGCAGGAGTACTTGAACAAGTACGCGCTCGGCAATAGCACGCCGCAGCGGCTGTGGGATGCGTTGTCGGATGCGAGCGGCCAGAAGGTGGGCCCGATCGGCGACAGCTTCGTGCGCCAGACCGGCGTGCCGCTGCTCTCGCTCGACACGCAGTGCGACCTGACCAAGAACGAGAACATCGTGACGCTGAAACAGTCGCCGTTCCCGAACAAGAACGCCTATCCGGGCACGCAGTGGACCATCCCGGTGACGCTCGCCTACGGTGACGGCCTGATCAAGCGCACCACGCTGTCCTTCGGCGGCACGCAGACCCAGGTCCGCCTGCAAGGCTGTACCCCGGTGCTGGCGAATCCGAGCGGCTTCGACTACTACGTGACGAACTACAGCGACACCGCCTGGAGCGCGCTGCAACCGCAACTGGCACGCACCACCGATCCGGTGCTGCTGGCCAACCTGCGCAACGACACGACCCTGCTCGTCAACAACGGGCTCGCGCCGGCTTCGCGCAGCGCCTCGCTGACGGCGATCAGCCCGCCGGCCGCGATCATGCTGCGTCAGTTGCCGGCCACGGAATCGGTGGTTCGCGAGAGCCAGCCGGTGGTTCGCTTCCACGGCAAGTTCGCCGCTCGCCAGCGCACGCAGTAA
- a CDS encoding amidohydrolase family protein encodes MSSRIDAHQHYWLMAAREGEWPPPSLAAIHRDFGPEDLAPHLRATEIDGTVLVQSLPTLDDTRYLLALANATPSVKAVVGWVDMKAADAPQRIAAFAAEPKFRGVRPMLQALDDRWIDDEALAPAVDALREHALVFDALVLPPQLDALHAFATRHATLPIVIDHAAKPPIASGGLEPWRSAMARLAALPNVSCKLSGLWTEAGEGSDDSGVAPYIEAVATLFGPRRLMWGSDWPVLRLAASYGGYEDWFAACERACTRWFGAEALADVFGGNARRFYRID; translated from the coding sequence ATGAGTTCGAGAATCGACGCCCACCAGCATTACTGGCTCATGGCCGCGCGCGAGGGCGAATGGCCGCCGCCGAGCCTCGCCGCGATTCATCGCGATTTCGGCCCCGAGGATCTCGCGCCGCATCTGCGCGCGACGGAGATCGACGGCACCGTGCTCGTGCAGTCGCTGCCCACGCTCGACGACACGCGCTACCTGCTCGCGCTCGCAAACGCGACGCCGAGCGTGAAGGCGGTGGTGGGCTGGGTGGACATGAAGGCAGCCGACGCGCCGCAGCGGATCGCGGCGTTCGCGGCCGAGCCGAAATTCCGCGGCGTGCGGCCGATGCTGCAGGCGCTGGACGATCGCTGGATCGACGACGAGGCGCTCGCGCCCGCGGTTGATGCGCTGCGCGAGCACGCGCTCGTGTTCGATGCGCTGGTGCTGCCGCCGCAGCTCGATGCGCTGCATGCCTTCGCCACGCGTCACGCGACGCTGCCGATCGTGATCGACCACGCCGCGAAGCCGCCGATCGCCAGCGGCGGGCTGGAGCCGTGGCGTAGCGCGATGGCGCGCCTGGCGGCGCTGCCCAATGTGAGCTGCAAGCTTTCGGGCCTGTGGACCGAGGCCGGCGAGGGCAGCGACGACAGCGGCGTGGCGCCTTACATCGAGGCCGTGGCGACGCTGTTCGGGCCGCGCCGCCTGATGTGGGGCAGCGACTGGCCGGTGCTGCGCCTGGCGGCCTCGTATGGCGGCTACGAGGACTGGTTCGCCGCCTGCGAGCGGGCCTGCACGCGCTGGTTCGGCGCCGAGGCGCTGGCCGACGTGTTCGGCGGCAATGCGCGTCGTTTCTACCGCATCGACTGA